The Dromaius novaehollandiae isolate bDroNov1 chromosome 19, bDroNov1.hap1, whole genome shotgun sequence genome contains the following window.
GTATTCCTCTCTTAACACATCTGAAACAACCTCGGAACAAAGGATTCAGAGCTCTGATCATATCTCCTACCCGAGAACTTGCTAGCCAGGTGTGTGCGGGGAAGAGGAGTTGTAGTCATACTTATGTACTGTCTGTCAAAGTTCTCACTCTTACTGTGATTCAGAAAAATGGCAGactaataggtttttttttttttctcgcttctcaaatatcaggaaaaaagtaAATTTGAATGTTTCTTTTAAGTCTTTGTGAAATGGTTGCGTATCTAGTAGCTGATAGATGATGAGATTAGGGACTCAagtttcttttttcatattttaaaactgcCCAATGTTTAAGTATTCTTAATAGCTATTGTCATATTTGGAATTGTTACAAAAACTTTATCTGTTTACTTGAAATCTTGTGTTTGGGACAGTAACTTTGTCTTGAATCTTTGttgttaaactgaaataaaaaatactacTTTGGGCAGAGTTCCATTTTTTGTACAAATGGGAGAGAAAGTATAACAGCGTACATTGTTAGAGACAAAATATGGCATTCAGACCCATGAGAACTTTCAAGTGAATAATGTATGTTAGAAAGCTAAGTTTTATAATGCTAGGAAAACTAGTCAGCTTTCTCTAACCCAGTGAAATCTGGGTGACGTTTGAAACTAAAACTTGAGGAGTGCTTGGGGTTTTTCTGATTACAATAGCTACTCAGCTTGGTAATGAGTACAAACTTTAATCTGTGTTGCTGGTTTCTTTTCAGACACATCGAGAGTTGGTAAAATTGGCTGAGGGAACTGGCTTCAGAATACATATGATCCACAAAGCAGCTGAAGCAGCTAAGAAGTTTGGGCCCAAATCATCTAAGAAATTTGGTAATTGTTTTAACTACTGAAGTGTTTCAGAAGATTTCTAAAATGACACTGCTAACTCTTCTCTTCTGCATTTGTGGCTTTTAAGAGATCATTTAATGCCACTCAAGTCATGCAATCCATTGCTCAACACTAAAAGAAGTAGCTTGCATGGAAGGAGTGGGAAGTGAGCTCCATGACAGTAGACCTTTTTAAATTGTATGCTTAAAAAAGGTGAATATCACAGAAGGTAGGGCACAAAAGAAGAATGCAGGGGGATTGATTTTTATATTCAAACCACTTCTGATAGATTTTAAGAACAATTTACTTCAAATCTTCTAGTTCTAGAGAAATCCACAGCCTTTTACAATATCTTCTGCTTAGTTATTCTTACCCAAAATAGACTGCAACAATGAAGTGGCTTGCCCTGGTGTATGTCAATAAACCTCTGGCAGATTGGATTGGAGCCCTTGTATCTTGAGGCTTTAAGTCTGTTTTGTTctgtaggtttgttttttttctttaatgttttggggtttttttcctgtagatgTACTGGTTACTACTCCAAACAGACTCATTTATTTGCTGAAGCAAGATCCTCCAGCAATAGACTTGTCCAGGTACTGAGAATCTTTATTCAGTCTGACTTTGCTACTGACTTCTTTCTTACTGTTGTTACTGAAAATTGAATGCATGCGTAGTCCTTTTATCTGTGATGGTGTGTCAGAACTTTTGTCTTCTCCACAAACAACTGTTGCTGAAAAGAGAACCTCTCTGTTCCTAGTGTCGAGTGGCTGGTGGTTGATGAGTCAGACAAACTGTTTGAAGATGGGAAAACAGGATTCCGAGACCAGCTGGCCTCCATATTCCTGGCATGCACGTCCCACATGGTGAGAAGAGCCTTGTTCAGCGCAACCTTTGCACACGATGTAGAGGAGTGGTGTAAACTCAACCTTGACAGTGTTGTTCTGGTGTCCATTGGAGCAAGGTATGTGTGCAGTTGCACTCCCATGGTTTCTCCATTCCTGATCAGATTATTTACTTTCTTTGCATCACCATTCCACTTGGTTGTATATCTGTGTTATTAATCTTGGTACTCAAGAAAGTGTCCCAAGAAATCTTCCTTAGATATTGGGGAAAGTGTTATTTTCCTTTGCCTGTTAATTTCATCAAATAAACATTAACCTTAGGAGCATGTGCTGGTGAAACAACTTTGTCTTGCAGTGTTTCTGTCTCACCAGTTAATATTTTGTATGTATGACACTAATGGTGGTGTGTTTCTGTTGGATTTCTGGTTTCAGAAACTCTGCAGCGGAGACAGTAGAACAGGAGCTTTTGTTTGTTGGATCTGAGACAGGAAAACTAATGGCAATGAGAGAGCTTGTTAAAAAGGTATTTTGGCATGATTGCTTTCTTCCTAAATGAGCCATGTGTTCTGTCAGAGACATAATTTCATAGGTCGTAGGCTTTGACAGATTTTTAAACTATTGTGCAAATCTGCTGTACAAGAGGAGGAGTAAGTATTCTCCCTATGAAAACTGAGAGGATTCCCCATTCTTGGTTACATATTTGAGTCTTAGGACCACTCTGTATTAACAGTCTGTCTAATTTTACTTTGGCAGTATGAGTGCGTTCttcatgtatatttaaaaaaaaaagatctcttagTTTCTGTGGATTAAAATGCAGCATGGTGCTTAAGTCAAAAACCATTCCGCCAAAGGCAGTGGAGTTGAACTTGCTTAGTGCTGACTCCCAAAGTTTCTGTTAGTCAAAAAAAAGTCACCCTCTGAAATGTAAAATACTGAGGCTGGTTAAGTCTATAGCAGCACAGTATCTGCAATCAAAGGTAGGAAAAGGACTTGAACCTCAGACAATCGTATTCTTTTGCAGGGTTTTGCTCCTCCAGTCCTTGTTTTTGTACAGTCTATTGAGAGGGCTAAAGAGCTTTTCCATGAACTTATTTACGAAGGCATCAATGTGGATGTCATCCATGCAGATAAAACTCAGCAACAGGTAAGAGGATTCACTTCATTTCCAGAAAGACTTTGGAAACATGTTAAAACAAGAGCGTTCTAATGTGATTTCTGATAAGTTTTACAAACAGTTAAATTACTGTAGGCTTTAGTTTGGAGGTTTAGGTTTATTAGCTAACATCATGACAACTTTTGGTACATAAATTGATCTCTGTTCTCAGATTGCTACTTAGACTGTTCCTAAGTacgcttcttttcttttcttagagaGATAATGTAGTACACAGTTTCAGAGCTGGGAAGATCTGGGTGCTCATCTGCACAGCTTTACTAGCTCGAGGAATTGACTTCAAAGGAGTGAATATGGTCATTAATTATGACTTACCAACGAGTGCAGTGGAATACATCCACAGGATAGGTGAGTGATTGTTCATAGAGCATGTCCTTTTTCTCAATTTCTCTTAATGGAGATGCTCTTTTGCATAAGCAGAGATGCTGAAATAAAGACTCTGCTACAGCACTGACTTATACACCACCTAAGCTAGCTTATCTCTGGGCTCAGCTTTCAGTAAAACTGACTTACTTTttgtcaggcttctgtgaacCTTAAGTCTTTAGACCCTTCAGACATGCCTGTGCTTTCATGCAGCAGGAACAATCTCCAATGATCAGCTGCTTGGTAGTACACGTGGTATATATGCACATCAGGAGACTAGGGCTGTGAAGAACAACAGTGTCAAACAAAGATACTTTAAGTAAAATCCCTACTCTTTGTAAAATTTGCATTTGACAGGTCGAACTggaagagcaggacacacaggAAAAGCAGTCACTTTCTTTACAGAAGATGATAAACCTTTATTACGAAGGTAAATCAGAAACATGATGTAGCAAAAATactctttgcattttctttaatgtACTGCTGAACCATATGGTTCTTTCTGTACCACACACCTTGTAAGCACAGTATTTCCATGTTCTGCAAGCCCTTCTATGCTATAAAAAACTCTTACAAGTGTGGATAGAGAACTGGGTGTCAATTATTGTGGAACTGCAAGGTGATGCCAGAATATGGGAAAGACGAAGAACGCTTCAGGTTAAGGTTTATTTTTGAAGCCATTCACTAATGCAGCCAAAGATAAATTGGCATCCTTTCACTTGCTTCAGTCGTGTTGCCAGTAATGGCAACATAATGGCTTGCTTGGTAACATCTTTCAGCAAAACTGATTATTTTGACTGGAACCCAGTTAAAGGGCAGGTCCAAGAATCTGTACAACTGGCTTTGTTCTTGCTTTGGTTGACCTAAGTCATTTGCCACGTAGAAAGTATGACCACTTCGTGCTGTGAttgggtggggttttttcccctttttttggaaGTTTTTGTTAATATACAAAACCACAGTTGTAATCCAGTCCTTTAATTTCCTTATTCTTGCAAAGACTTGATAATACTTTCTTGTTTGGCATATTCCTTTTCATTCATCTGCCTAAAGTGTGTAATCATCCAGAGTTTCAACTTGCTTAAGCTATTCAAATGGAGTTATTAGTTTCAGTTATGccttctgtctttgttttcttgctcAGTTCAGTTCAAACTTGCTTGGCGTGTTTTTGTGTTGTCATTtcttgcttaaaaaacaaaaaaaaaccccaaaaaacccaagCCAATTATTAGGAATCATTGTTTTCCACAGTAGTTGCTTATCTTTCTGTTCAAGCATGCACTGTCAGAGTTcatcttttctctctgctctcctttGCAGTATAGCCAGTGTTATTCAGCGAGCTGGCTGTCCTGTGCCAGACTACATAAAACATTTTCCCAAACTGCAAAGGTATGTTTCTTTGGATAGTTTTACAgttccttttccattttaaaagcctGCATGATTGGTGCTGAATATATAAGGTTGCAAAAGATCTACTAGTTTGCAGTATAGTTGCAGTTTATGTGCAAAAGAAATCTTAGAGTGTGATGGTGGCATTTTACTTgcataaaaatggaaacaaaaaccTCTCAATTGGAGAAAAACAGTTGaccccaggaaaaagaaagcccTTTACTCTCTTGAGTTAGCTTGGACAAATGGGGCGTGGGAGTGTATCTGTATAGATAGATATGTATTTGTAATTAGTGCTTCTGTTTGCACTTTTTTCATATAGGACTTATACACAGGTTTGTGTTTTTAGACGCTATTATCTTTTTAACCCTAATAAtaaaattggttttgtttttgtttcttttaatgcCTTGGAGATAATGTGGCTGAACTGATCTTGGAATTTAGTATCTACTGTTTATGCTGGATGTTAATTTTTGCCCTTTATAGCTATTTAATCCTTCTTCACTAAATGTCGTTCTCAGcaagcaaaagaagaaatttgtTAAGAAACCACTGGCAAGAGAAGCCATTTGTACAACCCCTCAGTGCTTCTTaaaaaaggccaaaagaaaaaagtaagtggGTTTGTCCCAAGAGGAGGTAAGAGATCCCCTTTATCCAGAAGAGGCCCAGCAAGCTTCCCCCAACTATCCTACTAATAGTAACTGCTATCTTATTTGGACAGACCACCAAGTAACAATGCTAGTGATGATGGTGAAGTTTTAGTGCCACTATCTGGCATTACCATATAATAGCTAGAGCTTACTTACATTTGGGAACTGTCTTGACTGGAAGGGAGACATTATTCAGGATGATGTGCCTTGGAGCAGAGCTGCTTACCTGAAGATAACTGCTGGATAGGATTTTGATAAAAAGTGAAAAGTGGTTTGTTAGGGATAAGAATAACACTGTCTGGCATGTAGCAGTTTGGCATAGTACACAgtaatcaaaacaaaaaacccactaccCCATCTTCAGAGTGTTGCTACCAAAGGATTTATGTTTAGCTGCGCTAATATGATGTAAAATGACTATCTGGGTAACTGATAACTGACGTGTACTTCATCTTTTTGATGCGTAATGTTTAGCTGTCTTAGTCTCCAATGTGTTTCTTGTAGGAAAActacaaaagaaaacataaagggaaaaaaagaaagttaagttaaaaatgattttaaaatgatagTAAATTACAGACTGTTTCAAAAAGCTGTGTGATGACAAACTACTTCATGAGTTGAGGCTGACACCCATATCTGTACGGAAGAACAGAAGATCAAGGATGGCTGctaaggagaagagagagaaatactaCTATTCATGGccaatgtttctttttccttctggatgAGGATGGATGTTTACATGCAGGAAAGTCTCTACTGGAATTACAGTAGAGGATTTCTGAATGCTTCTTATAGAAGATGAAAATTGTTCTTGCAGTAAATACCTTAAGCTACCAAACAATCTCAAATAGCATTTGTTTCTATTAACTATCATGCAGTTTGTATTGCATCTTGGAAATATTCTGTTCTCTCTTGAGATCATCCCTAACACCTTTGTTGAACTTTCACAAGGTACAGTGGCAGAGAATGCACAAAGTTTACTGTTAGGTTTGGTAAATACAGCTGCTGAAGACTTCTGTGGAAACTTAAAGAAAATTTGCATCCTCTGTGAATGAAGTAGActtgtttctcctccttttttgctttatataaaaTCAGTTTGAAATAAGCAATATTTTATGTCTGTAAACCCCAAGAATTTTACATTGTTTCATATTTGGATatcaaaacagaataaacaaTGTCATAAGAGATTCTAATACAGAGATTTATGTCTGTTTATACAGCCTTGACAGAACAAGTCTGCAGGCATTATTCCTTAGCCTGTTATGTAGAAGGGCAAGGCTCCATGCGttttccacctcctcctcttctatGTGTTCTCAGTCCACTGTTGTCATGTCAGAATTCCAGTAATGCAGGAGTGGCTTCTCCTTTGCAACAATAATCTTCCTATAAGCAAGCGTTCCTGTTACAGGGCTAGCTTCTTGCAGTGTATGCACACTGAGCTTTGCCTTCAAGGCTTTGTCATATTTAATCCATTTTGGAAAAGGATCCTAGATCTGTAGAAATCATTTACAATACAGTTCTGTTAATTTTCCTGTCCTACTGAATACTGTGAAGTTTtgtaagaaacttttttttttttttgggggggggggagtggagggaagagaagacTGATGGAAAAGACTTCTGCATCCTGTTTTGCCTATTCCTAATTCAGTTCCCTATTCAGTTACACTGAAGCTatgttgtctttgttttctttgcagaattaggattattcaggaaaaaatgtcttcattttaaCATCTGTAAATGAATCTGCCTGTATCTTTTGGTAAGAATGCACTCATATATTCTGTGAAGTGTCAAGTTGCCTGCTGCAAGACACTGATGGCAGATACAAGATGGGATATATTTAATAACTTGAGTAAGAAATTACCACTATTCACCTTTAAAAGCACTGCTAATACATAGAATATATATGCTTATTCCAGTAGTGGTAGCAGGAGGGAAAACAGCTTTTGACTGTGAGCATCTTTGTCTTGCACAGCATGGTGCaattttaattctgaagaaaGAAGGTGCCATATTTCTCTTTTGGGGGAATTTAGTTATAAAATGAGACAGCTTAAAACTTCATCTGGCTTTTTCTAAGGCTGGGTCggattttaatgtgttttttgaaaCTTTCATAGGCTACTGATCAGCGTAAGCAGTGATATGTCTCAAGATTTACTCCTGTGTAATGAAAAATTGTCATACTGAATCTTACACCTTTGCACCTGCCTGAGGGCAAAGAGGAGCTCCAGCACTTCTATGCTTTCTAATGTATTTTAGCAAGCTCCGGCTGATGTTATTAAGAGATATGAGCTGCTTCTGTGCAACTGTATGATTAACTAGTAAATCATAGTGCACCTAATCGCAGTGCTTTTATTCTACAATACTTCTGAGGTTTTTGGCTGACAGTTATAATGTAATAACATTGAAGTAATACTTCAAATGACGTGGACATGGCCAGCTGTTACAAAC
Protein-coding sequences here:
- the DDX52 gene encoding probable ATP-dependent RNA helicase DDX52 — protein: MEARELFRRLGAGARFDVRRFGRDARRFGVVKGSGASPGSLDFFGHKEGAPPGPGEAAPHREPRDEGAAGGAGGERDAGTGRKRKATAESGGGKRKKKKTQESVSVPELSENNGIMWMSSLEAKLKDARDKKPTAERLERLRKEKINRFRNQHKINVQGTDLPDPIATFEQLQREYKIHPKIMENIQAAGFQVPTPIQMQAIPVMLHGRELLASAPTGSGKTLAFCIPLLTHLKQPRNKGFRALIISPTRELASQTHRELVKLAEGTGFRIHMIHKAAEAAKKFGPKSSKKFDVLVTTPNRLIYLLKQDPPAIDLSSVEWLVVDESDKLFEDGKTGFRDQLASIFLACTSHMVRRALFSATFAHDVEEWCKLNLDSVVLVSIGARNSAAETVEQELLFVGSETGKLMAMRELVKKGFAPPVLVFVQSIERAKELFHELIYEGINVDVIHADKTQQQRDNVVHSFRAGKIWVLICTALLARGIDFKGVNMVINYDLPTSAVEYIHRIGRTGRAGHTGKAVTFFTEDDKPLLRSIASVIQRAGCPVPDYIKHFPKLQSKQKKKFVKKPLAREAICTTPQCFLKKAKRKKKTTKENIKGKKES